The genomic region GGTTGTAGTCGTAGTCGGCGGCGAGACCCCGCCCCAGCACCTCAGGCCCGGCCTGCGAGTCCACGATGATGAAATCGAGGTAGGGCATCCTTTTCTCCAGCCTCTCGATGATGAGCTTTACCAGGGCGATGGAGGAGCATATACACCCCGCGCCGCCATACGGTATCGTGCCCATCACCATTACCCTTATTTTATCACCCGTCAGGACGGTATAAGTGGATATGACGTCCTCCAGGCTATCGTCATCGACCTCGTGGGCGTGGCCTTGCCTATCGTCTTCATTTCCGCTCACCCCTAGCCTGTCCCTGATGGCAGCCTTATTATCGGCCAACGTCGTGAGCATCGAGTAAGGCACTCCCAGAGACATGGCCAGGTTCATGCTCGGGTCGGTGTCGATGACGAGCACTCGATAGCCATCGTTTACGAGAAGCCTGGCAAGGGTTGCGACGAGGGTAGTCTTCCCCACGCCGCCTTTCCCCGTCGTTATTATCTTTTTCATCTTATAGGCGCTCCTTTCCTAATTCTTAGAGGCTTCTAGCGTTAGCGTCGTGACGAACACCGCTTCATCGTACTGGTCGGGCACGCCTTTCGAAGGGTCCCTGTGCCTTGCGAGGAACATCCAGGGGCCTTCGGCCTTGATCGGGACCTTAGCCACGCCCTCATTATCGGTCACTACTATGGCCATTTCTTTGCCTTCCTTCTTGGATACCGCCTTCACTTCGACTCCCGGAAGCTTTTTGCCCTCATAGTATACGGTAAGCTCCAGTTCCTTTCCGACCTTCGCCCTGGCATCCTTTGGCACTATGTCCAGTATGCCATGCACTGGCTCTGCCACGTACTTTCCGTTCGAGCCCACGCTAAATATGGTTTTGGCCATCTGGTGCCATGCGCCCGCATACACGACGTCCTTGTACATGCTTTTCGGCCCCGCCTTGAAGCCCTCCTTCTTCGTATTCGAATAAGTTTCAGGAGACATGTCCGCGACCGCCGTATAGTACCCATCCTTGTCCGCCTTGAACTTGAGGGAGTGGGAGTCCTTCTTAGGGGTTATCTTCAGGGCGAACTTCTTTTTGGCCGGGTCGTATATTGTCGGAGTGATGTTTTTAGGGTCTGGACACCCGTCAACTGCCATGTTATGGCCGTAGAATAGCTCAAGCTCAACGTTTTTGCCTTTCACCTTCGAGGCCTCGAGCCAAATCTCGTGGCCTCTGACCATCAAGACCATCCTGTCCATTCATTTCACCTTCTTATGTAGCGCCATCTTAGCCATTCGATGCCTTGCCCACGTGTTGCCCGGCGGAGGGTAACACATGAAACTATTATTATAGCCTCAAAGTATTAATAATTTATCAATATGTAATATTTTTGCTTATAATAGCTATCACATTTTAGACTATTTGCTACAAAAACGAAAAATTTTAATATTTGGATAGCTATTTAGCTTTTATGCCATTACCGGATGCTCAGGTAAAAGAAGCCATAGCCCGCAAGTGGGATGAATCGTCCCAGACCTACGATGACCATGCGGGCCACGGGATTAAAAGCGATGAGGAGCACGAAGCATGGAAGAGCGTCTTCAAAAAGGCCATACCCGCAGGTGCTGTAGAGATAATTGACGTAGGCTGCGGCACAGGCGAAATAAGCCTTCTGCTCGCGGAGATGGGGTTCAAGGTAACGGGCATCGACCTTTCCGATAAGATGCTCGAGAAGGCCAGGTCAAAGGCCGCAGCACGTGGCATGGAAATCCGCTATGGGAAAGGCGACGCCGAAAGCCTGCCAGTCGATTCCTGAGGCTCATGCAAAAGATCCAGGATGAGACGGGCGTCTCCTACTTGTTTATATCGCATGACATCGAAGTCCTGAAAGCCGTATGCGATCGGATTGCATATCTGGAAGAAGGTACGATTAAACATATCGAATGATTTTTCCTTTATAATTAGCAAAAAAGTGCTAAGAGCGCAAGATGCCTTTTATTCAAAAGGAGGCTGTGCGTTATTTGAGTCGTTACCTGGTCTATCTATGTCTCTGGAGGAGGATTCGGTTCCCCGCATCTTGCGCCCTCAATTCACCCCAATGGTATTACAATCATATACAAGTGTATTACTTATTAATATACTTTTCTATTAACGTAATAAAAATCTTTGCGTTCTCCGCGTTCCAACTACAAAACACGGGATAGCCTCCAAATCATTCAACACAATAATTAGAACGGCATTATCTTTTGTCACTCTAAAATAAGTTATATGTAGAGGGCTGCTCAATAATGCTCAGGACTCGCATGGTAAAATCAACTGGCTTACAGGCAGTATGCTTTATAATTATTTTGACGGCGGTCATCTTACTATCAGGATGCACAGATTATATAAAACAGGTACAGGATTTTTTTACCGAGAATAGCGACCCAGTGCTGAGAAGGGCGGAGCCTTATATAAAGCCGATAGACGTGGAGAACGCCACCCTCAGGGCCATGGCGGCGTCGATCGTAAAAGGAGGCCCCACAGGAGACAAGGATTACCAGGTCAACGCAATATATCGTTACATAGTCGAGCATTATTCATATTATAGCGACCCACGGAGCCGGGAGTACATACAGCCGCCATACGAGACCATCGCCATAGGCGGCGGCGATTGCGAGGATTTAAGCATATTGACGTGCTCACTCCTGGAAAATCTGGGCATCAGGACTTATCTTGTGCTCACGGATAACCATGCGTACTGTCTGGCCAGCGGCGTGGATGAGGGAAAGCTGAGGAGATACGCCGAGCAATCCCTCCTTAGCCAGGTGGCGGCGGATTATAATGCTAGAGAGGGCGGCAGCGCCATGAAAGCTGAGGATGGGAAATTGTTCACCTTAAGGGAGGATAATACGCAGGCGGCCATTAAGGGCGGCTATGTATGGTATTATGGCGGCAATGGCTCGAAGCTCAGCGATCCTATCATTTCCATGGACTGGCGCTATGAGATTGAGTCATCTTCCCCCATCACCGTATACGTCGTGCCCTCCAAGCAGGATTATGAGGCCATATGTAAGGGCCAGCCATTCAACTTCTACCCTGGGACGGATGCTAAGAACGTGGTCAGCCTCAGGGACTCATGTGAGGGCATGAGCACAAACGGCGGCCTCGTAATCGAAAACGATGGCAATAATGACGCCATAGTTAAAGTTAGCATTAAAAAATATAATTATTACAGAACGGACGGCATCTTTAAGGATATGAACATGACCTTTTACACTATAAATAACCAGACTTGCGTTGTGCTGGACACGACGGCGGGAAAATACGGGTACCCAGGGCTTGCCCAAAAGAGCCAGACCGGGGAGCGCATAGCTATAGACCCGGTCACCAGGCAATACTATTACCTCGGCTAGCTCATCCTAATAACTGGCAATAGATGGCTTCATGCCCAATGCCTTTTCAATGGCCTCTTTGGTTGCCTCTACCTCTATGGGCTTATCGCAATTCTTGATGACAGTTTCGGGGTCTTTTAGCAGGTGGCCAGTAACAACGCAGACGACGTGCTCGTCTTTTTCGATAACGCCCATCCTGCGGAGCTTGATAAGTCCCGCGACCGAGGCCGCGGATGCGGGCTCAACTCCTATGCCCTCTTTCGTGGCGAGCATCTTCTGGGCTGCCAGGATTTCTTCATCAGTCACGGTCTCCGCGGTGCCGCCAGACGCACGGATAGCATTCAAGGCCTTGACGGCATTCACTGGGTCCCCTATCCTTATCGCCGTGGCAACCGTCTCGGGGTGCTCCTCAACAGCTATGCTGGCCGCCCCGGACTTTATCGCCTTAGCGATGGGCGCGCTCCCCTCCGCCTGGATGCCAGTCATCTTCGGCACACGGTCGATTATGCCCAGCCTCTTCATCTCGCTCAGGCCCTTAAAAATAGCCGTAATGTTACCGGCATTGCCGACCGGCAATATTATCCGGTCCGGCACCTCCCATCCGAAGTAGTCCACGATCTCAAAGCCTATTGTCTTCTGGCCTTCCAGCCTATACGGGTTAATTGAATTCAAAAGGTAGATGCCGTTCTCGACGCACAACTCCCTCACAAGGCGCAGCGCATCGTCAAAATTGCCCTTGATGCTTATCACCTTAGCGCCATGCATCAACGCCTGGGCAACCTTGCCAAGCGCCACTTTACCAGAGGGCAACAATACTATTACTGGAATCCCTGCACGTGCGCCATAGACAGCCAGGGAAGCCGAAGTATTGCCAGTAGAAGCGCACGCGACGCTCTTCATCCCGAGCTCGAGCGCCTTCGTAACGCCCACGGTCATGCCCCTATCCTTAAAAGAGCCCGAAGGGTTCATGCCCTCGTGCTTCGCATACGCCTCCCTCAGGCCCACCTCCTTTCCAATGCTCCTCAAGTGGTATATTGGAGTGCCGCCCTCCTTTAGCGTCACAGGCTCCCTGCTCACAGGCAGCAAAGCCTTATACTTCCAGACGGATAAAGGCCCCTTCAAATCCTCCCTGGACAGCCTGATCTCAGAATAATCATAAACCACATCCAGTAAACCACCACACTTACTACATGTATAGATGACCTTATCGGGACCATACTTAGCGCCGCACTTTATGCACTCCAGATGATACATTCAACGATTCTCCTGCTACACGCCGTATAGAACATTGCTAAGGCTTTTAAAACTTTTGCTTACCACAACCATGTATATCCATAAGCAATCAAGGACACATATAGACTTTTATGCATTTTGATTAAAAAGCGTAAGCAACTCCCTTTTTTGTAATAGCCCCCGATACTAATAAATAAGAAGAATTCGATATCTAGGTTAAGCTGTTGGTCGCCAAAAATGGGGCATACCAACAATCTTAGTTATATATTTGAGGTGAAAATATGGATAAGAGATCTGGGATTATCGGGCTCGTGGTACTCGTTATCGCGGCCGTGATGATTTTATCAGGCTGTGCTTCACCGACTACCGTGACCCCGACTCCAACTACTAAGCCGTTTACGCTTGTGGAAATGACAGGTGCAGACCCACCATCATTGGACCCGGGCCTGGAATATGACACTGCATGCTATAGCTTAACGCAGAACGTTTACGAAACGCTTGTCTGGTATGAAGGTAAAGATGTCACCAAGCCGGTAGGGTTACTGGCTACAGGATGGGAATCGAATGATAACTATACTGTTTGGACTTTCTATCTCAGGGATAACGTTAAGTTCCATGATGGTACTAAGTTTAACGCTTCTGCAGTCAAGTATACCTTTGACCGCGGCGTGCTCATGAATAATCCAAACGGCCCGTGGGTAGGGGCCGGCATAACGTCGCTGCTTAAGGGTGGCGACGAGTGGATGGCATCAAACGGTACTGAGGCCGATGTACAGGCATACCTCGCTAATGAGGCGGTAAAGGTCATTAATGAGACAACGGTACAGTTTACGTTGAGCAGGTCGTACCCCGATTGGTACCACATCCTCGCGTTCCCTGCAACTGCGATAGTCAGCCCGACGGCCGAGATGACAAACATGCCATACACTCCCAACAATTATTCTGACACCTACTATAAGGAACACATGTGTGGCACCGGCCCGTTCAAGTTCGTATCATGGGCTCATGAGGATAAGCTGGTCTTCGAGAGAAATAATGACTACTGGAGAGCACCGGCCAAGGCCGAGCGCGTCGTTGTCAGGAATGTACCCGATGTGAACTCCAGGCGGCTGGCCTTCGAGAGAGGCGAGTGCGACTTCTCACAGGAGAATATAAGGAATCTGCCAGTATTCAATAACTCGTCCAAAGTCGTAATTGACATCCAGAATGACACCCTGATGATAAGCTTCATAGGCTTGAACATGGCTAGGTGGCCGTTTAATGACACGAGGATGAGGCAGGCTTTCGTCGAGTCCTTCGACTATCAGACCTATAGGAATGAGGTAGCCTATGGCTATGGCGCGTTACCGCACGGCGTAGTGCCCAAGGGCCTGGGAGGATATAATGAAAGCATACCCACGTCACAGTATAACCCGGAGCACGCAAAGCAGCTCATGAAGGAAGTCCTGGATGAGAAAGGGTATACCGCAAGCAATCCGCTCACCGTAACAATAGCCTATAATGAAGATAACGCTGGGCGTGCGGCAGGGGCTGTCATGCTGGCAGATACGATAAATAAGTATGGCCTCCCCATAAAGGTTGAAACACAGCCACTTAAATGGGCAACATTTCTAGATAAGCAAAAGAAAGGTGACCTTGATATATTCTGGTTGGGGTGGCAGGCGGACTTCCCAACGGCAGATAACTTCCTGGGGCCGTTCGCAGTTTCTGACATGTTCTTCGCCAAGCAGGTAGGCTACAAGAACGAGACCATCGATAAGCTCTACGATGAATACTTCCTCGCTAAGACCCAGGATGAGAGGAACAGGATCTGCTATGAGATACAGATGGGCTTATTGAATGACAACCCGTACATAGTGTATCTCCAGCCGGCTTCCATGTACGTCATGAACAAGGACCTTAAAGGCTATCAGTGGAACGTCATGCTGAGCGGATTCTACTGGTATCCGATGTACAAGGAATAACTAAAACTATATATAGTGGCCGTATGCAAATTAATACGGCCACTTGCCTTTTTATCTAAAAAACAAAAAGGGATGAACATGAGGCTACGAGATTATATAATAAGGCGTCTATTGCTGCTTATCCCGGTATTAATTGGCATAAGTTTCATCACATTCTTCCTATCGCACATGATTGGCGACCCTGCTGCAGCCTGGCTCTCCGAAAAGACCGCTGGACAAGAAAATATAGTAAAGGAAATAAGAAAAGCCCATCACCTTGATGACCCTATAATAATGCAGTATTACTATTATCTGGTTGACCTTTCAAAGCTAGACCTAGGAAGGACCGGCCGCAATGAGGGCGGGCGGCCTGTGGCTGAGGCTTTGGCAGACTATTTCCCTGCCACGCTAGAATTGGCCATAATAGGCATGATACTTGCCCTGCTCATAGGCATTCCCCTGGGAATATTGTCCGCAATTTTTAAGGACAAAATCATCGACCATATCGTGCGGGTGTTTGCCCTTATAGGCGTGTCCATGCCGATTTTCTGGCTCGGCCTGATTTTAAAGTATTGGCTATCATTCAAGCTTAACCTATTACCCCTTGATGGGAGGCTTCCTTATACAGTAATGCCTCCGCCAACCGTTACGGGCATGTATACAGTCGATGCCCTTCTGGCCGGGCAATGGGATACGTTCTTTATAGCATTAAAGCACGCAATATTGCCATCGTTCTGCCTTGCCCTTATAACCATGGCCATTATTACGAGAATGATGCGCTCGAGCATGCTGGAGACCATGACGCAGGACTTCATAAGGACTGCGAGGGCAAAGGGCTTATCCGAGAGGGTAGTCATCATGAAGCATGCCCTGAGGAACGCGCTGACTCCGACGACGACCGTGGCAGGCCTATCATTTGGCGGGCTACTGAGCGGAGCCGTGATGACTGAGACCATATTCGCGTGGCCTGGCATAGGGCGCTTTTCGGTTAACGCCATCGGCTCAACGGATTTCGCATCTATTATGGGGTTCGCGCTCTTAATAGTCATAGTATACGTGTTCTCGAACCTCGTGGTAGATATACTGTATGTGTACCTCGATCCAAGGGTTAAGTACGGGTGATACGATGGCAGTGGGTCAAAGTAGCGTAACTGTGGGTAAGAAGCGCTCGTTCATAGAGGCATGGGCTGAAAAGAACGATTCGAGGATAAAGGAGTGGAAACACTCTATAAGGCTATTTCTAAAGAGCCCGCTTGCAGTGATAGGCCTTATAATCGTCACCACATTCATATTAATGGCAATATTTGCGCCGTATCTTGCCCCTTACCCGAATAACTGGAGAGACATCACCAAGCAATGCCTGCCGCCCAGCATGGAGCACATCCTTGGCACTGAGATATATGGCGGCGATATACTTAGCATGATAATCTGGGGTAGCAGGACCTCCTTGACATTAGGCTTCACCATCGTGTTCACCGTCGTCATTATTGGAACGATAGTAGGCTCTATTGCAGGATACTTCGGCGGATATATCGATGAGCTATTGATGAGGATAACGGATATATTCCTGGCATTCCCATCCCTTGTGCTCGCTATGGTGATAGTAGCCGCCATGGGAAGCGGCCTGCAAAACGTGATGATAGCCATAGCGGTAGTATCATGGCCTGCATATGCCAGGCTTATCAGAGGCCAGATCCTTTCGATAAAAGAGCGTAACTTTATAGAGGCTGCCAGGGCCGTAGGGGCGAGCGATTGGCGCATAATTACGAGGCATCTCATACCGAACTCCTTTTCTCCAATCATAGTCCAGGCCACGATGGACCTGGGGGGCATCATCATCACCGCAGCAGCCCTGAGCTTCATCGGGCTGGGGGCGGGGCCAGGAGAAGCAGAGTGGGGTCGCATGATAACTGATGGCCAATCAAGGCTTCTGAGTTCTCCATGGATATCTACGTTTCCAGGTATTGCCATATTGCTTGTCTGCCTCGGGTTTAACCTCCTGGGCGATGGGCTTAGAGACATACTTGACCCGAGGATGAGGAGATAATATGCCCGAAGTTCTAGTTAGCATAAGAGGCCTTAAGACCAACTTCTATACGTATGCGGGCGTGGTCAAGGCGCTTGACGGAATAGACCTCGATATATATAAAGGCGAGACCATCGGCCTTGTCGGAGAGACGGGTTGTGGTAAGTCCGTTACGGCATTATCCATCATTCGCCTCATACAGTGGCCGCCCGGCCGCATAGATGAGGGTAGCATCATATTTAATGGAAAGGACCTTTTGAAGCTGCCTGAGAAAGAGATGCGTAAAATAAGGGGCAACAAGATATCCATGATTTTCCAGGAGCCGATGAACTCCTTCAACCCGGTATTTACCATAGGCGACCAGATAGCAGAGGTCATCATGCTCCACCAGAAGATGGATAAGAAGAGCGCATGGAAAAAAGCGGTAGAGATGCTATCCTTTACCAGCATACCTGCGCCAGAGAGGGTAGCGAAAAGCTATCCACATGAGCTTTCAGGCGGTATGCTTCAGCGCGCGATGATATCTATGGCACTTGCCTGTCAGCCTCAACTGCTCATTGCTGACGAGCCGACCACCGCGCTTGACGTGACTATCGAGGCTCAAATCCTGGACCTGATGAAAAACCTCAAATCCAGGACCAATGCCTCGATACTAATGATAACTCATGATTTGGGCATAATAGCGGAGATGTGCGACAGGGTGGGAGTAATGTATGGCGGCGTAATAGTGGAGCTCGCGGACGTGGTGGCGATATTCAAAAAGCCGCTCCACCCCTACACAAGTGGCCTCATAAACGCGATACCAAGCTTATCCGCCGAGCAAAAGCGCAGGCTTGAGACCATCCCCGGTAACGTGCCAAACCTGATTAACCCACCCACAGGTTGTAGATTTCACCCGCGGTGCAGTAAGGCTATGGACATATGTAAAAAGGAGAAGCCAGGCGTGTATGAGGTAGAAGATGGCCACTGTGTATCGTGTTTCCTTTATGCGGAGGAGCAGAAAAAATGACCGAGAACCTGATAGAGGTTAAAGGCCTTAAAAAATATTTCCCTATCAAAGGCGGCATACTGGCGAGAACTGTCGAGTACGTGAAAGCCGTGGACGGGGTTGACATCAGCATTAAAAATGGCGAGACGCTTGGCCTGGTAGGTGAGAGCGGGTGCGGCAAGACGACAGTGGGGCGAACGATATTAAGGCTGATAGATGCGGATGATGGTAAGATAATCTTCGATGGCAAGGATATAACGAAATTAAATAGAAATGAGATGCGTAGTATCCGCCCGAACATGCAGATAGTGTTTCAGGACCCTAATAGTTCGCTGGACCCAAGGATGCTCGTACGTGATATCATCGGCGAGCCGATGATCGTTAACGGCATGAAGAAGGGCGATGAGATGAACCGTAAGATTGGCAGGCTTCTGGAGGCCGTGGGCCTTAACGCCATCGACATGAACCGCTATCCTCACGAGTTTAGCGGTGGCCAGCGGCAGCGCATCTGCATAGCGAGGGCGCTTGCCCTGAACCCGAAGTTCATCGTCCTTGACGAGCCCACGTCGGCGCTAGACGTTTCCGTCCAGTCCCAGATCCTGAACATGCTGGAGGACCTGCAAAAAGAGTATAAGCTGACGTACCTTTTCATCTCGCATAACCTTATCGTGGTAAAGTACTTGAGCGACCGCGTTGCAGTGATGTATCTGGGCAAGGTGGTGGAGATGGCGAGGACTGATGACCTGTTCGAGAATCCATTGCACCCGTATACACGGGCTTTGCTGTCAGCCATAGCTGTTCCCGATCCAGCCGTTAAGCGTCAGAGTAGAATCATCCTTGAGGGCGACGTCCCTACACCCATTAACCCGCCTAAAGGCTGTCGCTTCCATACGAGGTGCAGGCATAAGATGGATATATGCGAAAAGGTCGAGCCCGAGTTTAAGGATATAGGCGGCGAGCACTTCGTGGCATGCCACCTCATGGATAAACACAAAGGATACGGCTAATAATAACCACAAAGAGCACAAAGGACACAGAGGGTAAATTTAAACCACAGAGGTTCACAGAGGACACAGAGATCATATTCACCACAGAGGTTCACAAAGGACACAGAGATCATATTCACCACAGAGGTTCACAAAGGACACAGAGATCATATTCACCACAGAGGTTCACAAAGGACACAGAGATCATATTCACCACAGAGGTTCACAAAGGACACAGAGATCATATTCACCACAGAGGTTCACAAAGGACACAGAGATCATATTCACCACAGAGGTTCACAAAGGACACAGAGATCATATTCACC from Methanocella conradii HZ254 harbors:
- the thrC gene encoding threonine synthase, with the translated sequence MYHLECIKCGAKYGPDKVIYTCSKCGGLLDVVYDYSEIRLSREDLKGPLSVWKYKALLPVSREPVTLKEGGTPIYHLRSIGKEVGLREAYAKHEGMNPSGSFKDRGMTVGVTKALELGMKSVACASTGNTSASLAVYGARAGIPVIVLLPSGKVALGKVAQALMHGAKVISIKGNFDDALRLVRELCVENGIYLLNSINPYRLEGQKTIGFEIVDYFGWEVPDRIILPVGNAGNITAIFKGLSEMKRLGIIDRVPKMTGIQAEGSAPIAKAIKSGAASIAVEEHPETVATAIRIGDPVNAVKALNAIRASGGTAETVTDEEILAAQKMLATKEGIGVEPASAASVAGLIKLRRMGVIEKDEHVVCVVTGHLLKDPETVIKNCDKPIEVEATKEAIEKALGMKPSIASY
- a CDS encoding ABC transporter substrate-binding protein, giving the protein MDKRSGIIGLVVLVIAAVMILSGCASPTTVTPTPTTKPFTLVEMTGADPPSLDPGLEYDTACYSLTQNVYETLVWYEGKDVTKPVGLLATGWESNDNYTVWTFYLRDNVKFHDGTKFNASAVKYTFDRGVLMNNPNGPWVGAGITSLLKGGDEWMASNGTEADVQAYLANEAVKVINETTVQFTLSRSYPDWYHILAFPATAIVSPTAEMTNMPYTPNNYSDTYYKEHMCGTGPFKFVSWAHEDKLVFERNNDYWRAPAKAERVVVRNVPDVNSRRLAFERGECDFSQENIRNLPVFNNSSKVVIDIQNDTLMISFIGLNMARWPFNDTRMRQAFVESFDYQTYRNEVAYGYGALPHGVVPKGLGGYNESIPTSQYNPEHAKQLMKEVLDEKGYTASNPLTVTIAYNEDNAGRAAGAVMLADTINKYGLPIKVETQPLKWATFLDKQKKGDLDIFWLGWQADFPTADNFLGPFAVSDMFFAKQVGYKNETIDKLYDEYFLAKTQDERNRICYEIQMGLLNDNPYIVYLQPASMYVMNKDLKGYQWNVMLSGFYWYPMYKE
- a CDS encoding class I SAM-dependent methyltransferase, yielding MPLPDAQVKEAIARKWDESSQTYDDHAGHGIKSDEEHEAWKSVFKKAIPAGAVEIIDVGCGTGEISLLLAEMGFKVTGIDLSDKMLEKARSKAAARGMEIRYGKGDAESLPVDS
- a CDS encoding ABC transporter permease, whose amino-acid sequence is MAVGQSSVTVGKKRSFIEAWAEKNDSRIKEWKHSIRLFLKSPLAVIGLIIVTTFILMAIFAPYLAPYPNNWRDITKQCLPPSMEHILGTEIYGGDILSMIIWGSRTSLTLGFTIVFTVVIIGTIVGSIAGYFGGYIDELLMRITDIFLAFPSLVLAMVIVAAMGSGLQNVMIAIAVVSWPAYARLIRGQILSIKERNFIEAARAVGASDWRIITRHLIPNSFSPIIVQATMDLGGIIITAAALSFIGLGAGPGEAEWGRMITDGQSRLLSSPWISTFPGIAILLVCLGFNLLGDGLRDILDPRMRR
- a CDS encoding transglutaminase-like domain-containing protein translates to MTAVILLSGCTDYIKQVQDFFTENSDPVLRRAEPYIKPIDVENATLRAMAASIVKGGPTGDKDYQVNAIYRYIVEHYSYYSDPRSREYIQPPYETIAIGGGDCEDLSILTCSLLENLGIRTYLVLTDNHAYCLASGVDEGKLRRYAEQSLLSQVAADYNAREGGSAMKAEDGKLFTLREDNTQAAIKGGYVWYYGGNGSKLSDPIISMDWRYEIESSSPITVYVVPSKQDYEAICKGQPFNFYPGTDAKNVVSLRDSCEGMSTNGGLVIENDGNNDAIVKVSIKKYNYYRTDGIFKDMNMTFYTINNQTCVVLDTTAGKYGYPGLAQKSQTGERIAIDPVTRQYYYLG
- a CDS encoding ABC transporter ATP-binding protein; the encoded protein is MTENLIEVKGLKKYFPIKGGILARTVEYVKAVDGVDISIKNGETLGLVGESGCGKTTVGRTILRLIDADDGKIIFDGKDITKLNRNEMRSIRPNMQIVFQDPNSSLDPRMLVRDIIGEPMIVNGMKKGDEMNRKIGRLLEAVGLNAIDMNRYPHEFSGGQRQRICIARALALNPKFIVLDEPTSALDVSVQSQILNMLEDLQKEYKLTYLFISHNLIVVKYLSDRVAVMYLGKVVEMARTDDLFENPLHPYTRALLSAIAVPDPAVKRQSRIILEGDVPTPINPPKGCRFHTRCRHKMDICEKVEPEFKDIGGEHFVACHLMDKHKGYG
- a CDS encoding ATP-binding protein, translated to MKKIITTGKGGVGKTTLVATLARLLVNDGYRVLVIDTDPSMNLAMSLGVPYSMLTTLADNKAAIRDRLGVSGNEDDRQGHAHEVDDDSLEDVISTYTVLTGDKIRVMVMGTIPYGGAGCICSSIALVKLIIERLEKRMPYLDFIIVDSQAGPEVLGRGLAADYDYNLVVTEATPKSLEVARHVMKLARDIGVKKQLVIVNKVEDGADIKATLKEMSQDFKDIYPVCYDRMVVEADKQSRLIMDFYPDSPAICDIRLIKEAIER
- a CDS encoding ABC transporter permease, which encodes MRLRDYIIRRLLLLIPVLIGISFITFFLSHMIGDPAAAWLSEKTAGQENIVKEIRKAHHLDDPIIMQYYYYLVDLSKLDLGRTGRNEGGRPVAEALADYFPATLELAIIGMILALLIGIPLGILSAIFKDKIIDHIVRVFALIGVSMPIFWLGLILKYWLSFKLNLLPLDGRLPYTVMPPPTVTGMYTVDALLAGQWDTFFIALKHAILPSFCLALITMAIITRMMRSSMLETMTQDFIRTARAKGLSERVVIMKHALRNALTPTTTVAGLSFGGLLSGAVMTETIFAWPGIGRFSVNAIGSTDFASIMGFALLIVIVYVFSNLVVDILYVYLDPRVKYG
- a CDS encoding ABC transporter ATP-binding protein, with product MPEVLVSIRGLKTNFYTYAGVVKALDGIDLDIYKGETIGLVGETGCGKSVTALSIIRLIQWPPGRIDEGSIIFNGKDLLKLPEKEMRKIRGNKISMIFQEPMNSFNPVFTIGDQIAEVIMLHQKMDKKSAWKKAVEMLSFTSIPAPERVAKSYPHELSGGMLQRAMISMALACQPQLLIADEPTTALDVTIEAQILDLMKNLKSRTNASILMITHDLGIIAEMCDRVGVMYGGVIVELADVVAIFKKPLHPYTSGLINAIPSLSAEQKRRLETIPGNVPNLINPPTGCRFHPRCSKAMDICKKEKPGVYEVEDGHCVSCFLYAEEQKK
- a CDS encoding DUF4198 domain-containing protein — protein: MDRMVLMVRGHEIWLEASKVKGKNVELELFYGHNMAVDGCPDPKNITPTIYDPAKKKFALKITPKKDSHSLKFKADKDGYYTAVADMSPETYSNTKKEGFKAGPKSMYKDVVYAGAWHQMAKTIFSVGSNGKYVAEPVHGILDIVPKDARAKVGKELELTVYYEGKKLPGVEVKAVSKKEGKEMAIVVTDNEGVAKVPIKAEGPWMFLARHRDPSKGVPDQYDEAVFVTTLTLEASKN